TTCGATACACCAGTTGAACTCCTGCTCTGTTTCGCCTTTCCAAGCAAAAACCGGGATCCCTGCAGCGGCGATTGCAACCGCCGCGTGGTCTTGAGTCGAGAAGATATTGCAAGAAGACCAACGGATCTCAGCGCCCAACTCAACAAGTGTTTCAATCAACACGGCTGTTTGGATTGTCATGTGCAAGCAACCCGCAATGCGCGCGCCTTTCAAAGGCTTTTGCTTGCCGTACTCTTTACGAAGAGCCATCAAACCTGGCATTTCAGTTTCAGCGATCGAGATTTCTTCGCGGCCCCAACGAGCAAGCTCAGCGAAGACTTTTGGGTTGTCCATGGCTTCTTTGCAAACCATGTAGTCTACTTTTGTAGTGGCTTTAGCTGGCGCCTTCGCCGGAGTTTTTGTAGCAGCTTTTGCAGCCATTGCTTTCGCGTTTTTCTTCATAGCTTTCCCTGAATTTGTCGTAAGAGACATGTGTGATTACCCTTGTAACGTTAAAATTTCATAGCCCGTGTCGGTCACAAGAATCGTATGCTCGAACTGCGCCGACAAGAGGTTATCTGCTGTTTTATAATATTTGATCGAAGAGCCTGGAATATCAAACTCTATAAATTGATCTGTGCCTTGGTTGACCATAGGCTCCACAGTGATGCAATGGAACGGAACCAGGCGCTCGCCCTTCCCTTTTTTACCAAAGGCTGGAACAAACGGTTCTGTGTGGAAGACGCGGCCAATCCCATGGCCACCGATTTCGCGAACAACGGTGTAGCCCTTACGGGTCACGAATTTGTCCGTAACGAAGCCTATATCGCCCGTATAGCCGTTCGGTTTGATCGCCTCGATACCAAGGTCCCGCGCTTGTCTCGCCGTTTCTACGAGGTCTCGGGCCTCTTCAGATACGTTCCCCATCATATAAGTCTTAGACGTGTCGCCGAAGAAGCCGTCAATAAATGCCGTCACGTCGACGTTGATGATATCGCCGTCTTTAAGTGGCGTGTCATCAGGAACCCCGTGGCAGACCACTTCGTTCACCGAAGTGCATGAGTATTTAGGATAGCCGCCGTAGCCTAAGCACGCCGATTTCGCTCCACGGGTCAGCATGTAGTCGTTCGTAAGGATGTCGATCTCGTTCGTGGTCATGCCGATTTTGATGTATTTATCGAGGTAAGTCAGGGTGTCGGCAGCAATCCGGCAAGCCAGAGTCATTTTTTTGATTTCATCGAGCGAGAGTGGTTTTATGGCCATAACGGTGTCCCCTAGAGCCACCTCTTATAGCACGGGCAATAAAAAAAGCCTAGGGGTGTGCCCTAGGCTTTTTCAATTTAAAAGCTATAACTAGCTTCTAAGGACTATTTCAAGTGCTTAGAAACAAGTTTAGTCATTTCAAACATAGAAACAGTGCCTTTGCCGAAGATTGGCTTCAATTTGTCATCAGCATTGATGTTTCTGCGGTTTTTAGTGTCTTGAAGACCGTTTTTCTTGATGTAAGCCCAAAGTTTTTTAACAACTTCAGTGCGTGGGAGTGGAGTTGCACCAACTACAGCAGCCAAAGTAGCGCTTGGAGTAAGTGGTTTCATGAAAGCTGGGTTTGGCTTACGTTTGCCAGCAGCTTTTTTAGGAGCAGCAGCTTTTTTAGAAGTTGCTTTTTTAGGAGCAGCTTTCTTAGTTGTAGCTTTTTTAGTAGCAGCTTTCTTTGTAGCGGCTTTTTTAGTCGCTTTTTTTGCTTTTGCCATTATTTGATTCCTCCATTAATGGTGTTTGCTTTTTATTACTCGAATGACCCCAGTGTAACCAACTCTCAGTGTTTGTCCAAAAAAAAATGCAGCCTCATTAAAGATTTTTGATTTTTCCTCTGAAACTCGCCTTTTTCAGAGGAGAAATTGTAATTTCCCCTCTGAAAATCACTCAATATCCCCCTTTTCGCATGCGTTTTCCCTCTGAAAACACCTGTTTTCCCCTCTGAGAATCCTCTGAAAATGACATTTTTTGCGCCCTTTAAGTCAGGTCTTGGAGCTTTTTTCAGAGGAGAAATCAGCTTTTTGAGTGACTTTCCCTTCTGGGACCAGTGAGGAAATCGTCAAATCAAGACTCTGGACTCAAGCTTTCCCATTCTGAGACCGATGTATACACCATGCAATCCAGAGTGAGTTTCCACGAAATTCTCGAGAGAAAAATGAAGGCCGCAAGCAACGGCCAAAGCCATGAAACTCAATCTGCACAAGGCTTCGAGCAGCCTCCACACTCCGCCCCTCACTCCCAAGATCCGGCCCACCTCGCCTATCTGATGGGGACCCTTGGACCAGCTTACTTCCGCCCTCAAACCAGTCGTGCCTATCCCTCAAGACCTAAGCCGCCTCCACCGCCACACGCTCTCAGCGAGGCGCAGAGGGCCGCCTACGACTTCTTTGCACTCCATGGGAACACCCTGAGTCCTGCGTTTTCGCAGAAGGAGCTCAAGAAGGCTTTCCGCGTTTTAGCTCTGAAATTACACCCAGATACGAATAAAGGCGCTGTTGCCAGCGCCTTTATCGAACTCAAAAAAAATTATGAAACATTAATGGATCTATTTTAATTGATAGATCTGAAACGAACACGCTTCGGAGCAGCGTCAGCTCCCAGGCGTTTTTTGCGGTCTTCTTCATACTCAGTGAAGTTTCCATTGAAGAACTCCACCTTCGAATCCCCTTCAAACGCCATAATATGAGTGCAAATACGATCCAAGAACCAGCGATCATGGGAAATCACGATGGCAGAACCACCGAATTCAAGGATTGCCTCCTCGAGGGCACGCATTGTATTCACATCAAGATCGTTCGTCGGCTCATCCAGCAAGAGCAAATTGGCGCCTTGCTTCAAGATCTTTGCCATGTTCACGCGGTTTCTTTCACCACCCGACAGAACGCCGACCTTCTTCTGCTGATCGGTGCCTGAAAAGTTGAACCAGGAAACATAGGCACGTGAAGGCACTTCCTTCTGACCGAGCTGAATCATCTCGTTACCACCAGAGAGCTCTTCCCAGATGGTTTTCTCTCCATTCAGAGTCTCGCGCGTTTGATCGACGTAGGCCATCTTCACGGTCTCACCGACTTTGAAGCTTCCACTGTCTGGTTTTTCTTGGCCTGTAATCATACGGAACAGAGTTGTTTTACCCACCCCGTTAGGACCAATGACCCCAACGACTGCTCCACGCGGAATCGTGAAACTGACATCATCAAAGAGCAACTTACCGCCGTAGGCCTTCGTGATGTTCTTTGCTTCCACCACGATGTCACCGAGGCGAGGTCCCGGTGGGATATAGATCGACATCTCTTGGAGCTTCTCAGGAGTTGGCTCTTTCAAAAGATTTTCGTAAGCAGAGATGCGGGCTTTGGCTTTGGACTGACGAGCCTTCGCACCTTGACGGATCCACTCAAGCTCACGCTCCAATGTGCGAGCACGCTTTGAAGCGGTCTGCTGTTCTTGCGCTAAGCGCTTATCTTTTTGTTCGAGCCATGAAGTGTAGTTCCCTTTCCAAGGAATGCCTTCACCGCGGTCAAGCTCCAAGATCCAGCCAGCAACGTTATCAAGGAAATAACGATCATGCGTGACCGCGATCACAGTGCCCGGGAATTTCGCCAAGTACTGCTCAAGCCATGCAACAGATTCTGCATCCAAGTGATTCGTCGGCTCATCCAGCAACAAGATATCTGGGTTGCTCATCAGAAGACGGCACAAAGCTACGCGGCGTTTTTCACCACCTGACAATTGAGTCACTGGCAAGTCGCCATCTGGACAGCGAAGAGCATCCATCGCAACTTCGATCTTTTGATCGACTTCCCATCCACCGAGTGCTTCCAGTTTTTCTTGGATCACGCCTTGCTTTTCGATGAGTGTGTTCATCACATCTGGGTCCAAATCAGGATCGTTGAACTTTTCGCTGATCTCGTTGAACTGCTTCATGAGGACCGGCAACTCACCCATGCCTGAGAAAATGTTTTCTTTCACAGTCATGGTTGGATCAAGATGCGGCTCTTGCTCGAGGTAGCCGACTTTCATTTGGCGTGCTGGGAAAGCTTCGCCGAGGAAATCATGATCTACGCCTGCCATAATTTTTAGCAAAGAGGACTTACCAGAACCATTCAATCCTAAAACGCCGATCTTCGCGCCATAGAAATAAGAAAGATAAATGTTTTTTAAAACGTAACGATTGGGAGGATAAACTTTAGAAACACCCTTCATCGTGTAGATGATATCTTGGGACACTTTCAAGCTCCTTTAAGTATTACTTTAAGAGTGACGAAGGGACTAATTTATCAGGCCGAATTCCCTTGTCAAATGGTGTTATATTCTCTTACAAATTAAGTACGGGTGCAAATTAATGGATAAGCAGAATAAAGCAGACAAAACCGCCTCTACCGGCGCGACATCAGACGCGGCGGCGGGCAAACCTTCTTGGGATCATATCAATTCAGATCTCAAGAGCGCCCTCGACACCTGGGAAGAACTCACTGACAAGATGGCCAACAAGCTTTCCCCTGAGGAAGAGCAATTGCGTGAGATTAAGAGCATTTTGGGTTCTTTGAAGGACAAGTTGAAGGCCTTCGAAGAGGACGATGCGCCGGCGGCGTCACCGGCCCCTGCTCCGAAAGCTCCTGAAGAAAAGGCTTAGTTTTATTGCCATGTGGCTGTGAATGCGGCACTAAATTCGCCGAATCCCGGCCTGCTGTCGATAGACCTCTCGGTTATGATTAGCGCAGAGAACCCGGAGATTTTCTAGTTCATTGCCTCCTCCTGCCCAACGGGGCTGAATATGATCCGCCTGCAGATTCCACTGAGATCCGCAGATCTTGCCAGATTTTTGATCTTTATATTGGCAACACCCATCCCTTAATAGAACTTGGCGCTTAAGACTCTCGCAGATATTTTTGTTTGTCTCATCTTGAGTTTTCACTGGAACCGCGCCCTTCCTTTGACCCTTCACTGCTTTTTCCGCGGAACCTTTGGATCCTTGAGATCTGGACGCCTTTGTTCTTTGTTCAATGACTCTAACTGCGACGTACTCCAGAACCTGATCCCATTCCCCACTTGGCAAGGCGGAGGACAACAATTCGCGCATAGTCTTCATCTTTTCCCACTGCTCTTTTGATAGAGTCACCTCGAGACGGACCGACTCATTGGCCTGACAACTGATTTTCGGGCTCTCTTTAACTTCAATATTGAGCCTTTTACAGACAGCGACTTGAGTTTCAGCGAGTGTTTTGTATTTAATTGCCTCCACCATCGTCGCTTTGGCCTCGGTGGAGATTTTCTGCTCTTTGGCTTGGCGAAAAGATTTTTGTAAGAATGTAATTTGAGCCAGGGTAATTTCACCTTGATCAATACTCTCGATAACTGAAGGCACTTGCTGCGCGAGTCTCGCGGCATCGATCCGGCGCTGGGCACTTCCACCATCATAGCCCATACGCTCAGTGAGGTAGCTATACAAACTAGAATAGCCAAGTCTCAAAAATAGCCTTCGGCGATCAATCTCTGCAACATGCCGAAGGATTTCTTTAAGAGCTTCTTTTTCTTTTTTGATAAAGCTTAAAAGACTCTGATCCAAACTTTCATCTGAAAGATATTTCAAGCTCTTGTCTGACATAAAAACCTTATTCATAGCCGAACCTCCTCTTTGAAAAGGTTCTAACGTCAGTTTTAAATATCGATTTTTGAGATTTTATCAAAAGCGAAACGCTGTATGAAATGTCTATGAAAGGCCCAGTTATACATCCTGCCCACCCCTATAAACCCTTGGTAATTATCTAAAAAGGAGGACCGAATAGCCTCTGAGAACAACCACTATATCCAAGATTAGAAATCGAAAAACTACGTCAAACTATTTTTAAAAGATTCGTATTTCGGACCCTTAACCGGATTT
The sequence above is drawn from the Bdellovibrionales bacterium genome and encodes:
- the map gene encoding type I methionyl aminopeptidase, which translates into the protein MAIKPLSLDEIKKMTLACRIAADTLTYLDKYIKIGMTTNEIDILTNDYMLTRGAKSACLGYGGYPKYSCTSVNEVVCHGVPDDTPLKDGDIINVDVTAFIDGFFGDTSKTYMMGNVSEEARDLVETARQARDLGIEAIKPNGYTGDIGFVTDKFVTRKGYTVVREIGGHGIGRVFHTEPFVPAFGKKGKGERLVPFHCITVEPMVNQGTDQFIEFDIPGSSIKYYKTADNLLSAQFEHTILVTDTGYEILTLQG
- a CDS encoding SWIB/MDM2 domain-containing protein, translated to MAKAKKATKKAATKKAATKKATTKKAAPKKATSKKAAAPKKAAGKRKPNPAFMKPLTPSATLAAVVGATPLPRTEVVKKLWAYIKKNGLQDTKNRRNINADDKLKPIFGKGTVSMFEMTKLVSKHLK
- a CDS encoding DnaJ domain-containing protein, with the translated sequence MKAASNGQSHETQSAQGFEQPPHSAPHSQDPAHLAYLMGTLGPAYFRPQTSRAYPSRPKPPPPPHALSEAQRAAYDFFALHGNTLSPAFSQKELKKAFRVLALKLHPDTNKGAVASAFIELKKNYETLMDLF
- the ettA gene encoding energy-dependent translational throttle protein EttA; the encoded protein is MSQDIIYTMKGVSKVYPPNRYVLKNIYLSYFYGAKIGVLGLNGSGKSSLLKIMAGVDHDFLGEAFPARQMKVGYLEQEPHLDPTMTVKENIFSGMGELPVLMKQFNEISEKFNDPDLDPDVMNTLIEKQGVIQEKLEALGGWEVDQKIEVAMDALRCPDGDLPVTQLSGGEKRRVALCRLLMSNPDILLLDEPTNHLDAESVAWLEQYLAKFPGTVIAVTHDRYFLDNVAGWILELDRGEGIPWKGNYTSWLEQKDKRLAQEQQTASKRARTLERELEWIRQGAKARQSKAKARISAYENLLKEPTPEKLQEMSIYIPPGPRLGDIVVEAKNITKAYGGKLLFDDVSFTIPRGAVVGVIGPNGVGKTTLFRMITGQEKPDSGSFKVGETVKMAYVDQTRETLNGEKTIWEELSGGNEMIQLGQKEVPSRAYVSWFNFSGTDQQKKVGVLSGGERNRVNMAKILKQGANLLLLDEPTNDLDVNTMRALEEAILEFGGSAIVISHDRWFLDRICTHIMAFEGDSKVEFFNGNFTEYEEDRKKRLGADAAPKRVRFRSIN
- a CDS encoding HNH endonuclease, which codes for MNKVFMSDKSLKYLSDESLDQSLLSFIKKEKEALKEILRHVAEIDRRRLFLRLGYSSLYSYLTERMGYDGGSAQRRIDAARLAQQVPSVIESIDQGEITLAQITFLQKSFRQAKEQKISTEAKATMVEAIKYKTLAETQVAVCKRLNIEVKESPKISCQANESVRLEVTLSKEQWEKMKTMRELLSSALPSGEWDQVLEYVAVRVIEQRTKASRSQGSKGSAEKAVKGQRKGAVPVKTQDETNKNICESLKRQVLLRDGCCQYKDQKSGKICGSQWNLQADHIQPRWAGGGNELENLRVLCANHNREVYRQQAGIRRI